From a single Mycolicibacterium moriokaense genomic region:
- a CDS encoding DHH family phosphoesterase — MTAIDKATDAPPTGERVDARAAAALLAGAQTVAVVCHVYPDADTLGAGLALALVLDHAGKSVQVSFGAPADLPESLQSLPGTHLLVAPDAMRRDADLVVTVDIPSVNRLGALRELADPDSEVLVIDHHASNMLFGTANFVDPKADSTTMLVAELLDAWGKPIDLGVAHCLYAGLITDTGSFRWASARAHRLAARLVDLGVDNASISRTLMDTHPFAWLPMLSRVLGSAELVPDAADGRGLVYVIVGHQEWQNARPEEVESIVDIVRTTQQAEVAAVFKEIEPGHWSVSMRAKSYDLATVASAFGGGGHRLAAGYSATGSADEVVRELREALR, encoded by the coding sequence GTGACCGCGATCGACAAGGCGACTGACGCCCCTCCCACGGGCGAGCGTGTCGACGCCCGTGCCGCCGCCGCCCTGCTGGCGGGGGCACAGACCGTCGCTGTGGTCTGCCACGTCTATCCCGACGCCGACACGCTCGGCGCGGGCCTGGCGCTGGCGCTGGTGCTCGATCATGCGGGCAAGAGCGTCCAGGTGAGCTTCGGCGCACCCGCCGACCTGCCCGAATCGCTGCAGTCGCTGCCCGGCACCCATCTGCTCGTCGCGCCAGACGCGATGCGACGCGATGCCGATCTGGTGGTCACCGTCGACATCCCCAGCGTCAACCGGTTGGGCGCGCTGCGTGAGTTGGCCGACCCCGACAGCGAGGTGCTGGTCATCGACCACCACGCCTCGAACATGCTGTTCGGCACCGCCAACTTCGTCGACCCGAAGGCCGACTCGACCACGATGCTCGTGGCCGAACTTCTCGACGCCTGGGGCAAGCCGATCGACCTGGGTGTCGCGCACTGTCTGTACGCGGGGTTGATCACCGACACCGGCTCGTTCCGCTGGGCCAGCGCACGCGCGCACCGGCTGGCCGCCCGGCTCGTCGACCTCGGCGTGGACAACGCGTCGATCAGCCGCACGCTCATGGACACCCACCCGTTCGCGTGGCTGCCGATGCTCTCGCGTGTGCTGGGGTCGGCGGAGCTGGTGCCCGACGCCGCCGACGGTCGCGGTCTGGTGTATGTCATTGTGGGACACCAGGAATGGCAGAACGCACGGCCCGAGGAAGTCGAGAGCATCGTCGATATCGTGCGCACCACCCAACAGGCCGAAGTGGCGGCGGTCTTCAAGGAGATCGAACCGGGACACTGGTCGGTCTCGATGCGCGCGAAGTCCTACGACCTGGCGACCGTCGCGAGCGCCTTCGGCGGGGGCGGGCACCGGCTGGCGGCCGGTTACTCGGCGACCGGTTCTGCCGATGAGGTCGTGCGAGAGCTTCGCGAGGCGCTCCGCTGA
- the rbfA gene encoding 30S ribosome-binding factor RbfA — translation MPDPARARRLAKRISTIVASAIEYEIKDPRLTGVTITDAKVTNDLHDATLFYTVLGSSLADEPDYAGAAAALDKAKGVLRSKVGASLGVRFTPTLAFERDTVPDTAVRMEELLARARAADEDLARVREGARHAGDADPYRIDGVRDIGGDREEIDAIDAEDTGDRDRQGD, via the coding sequence ATGCCCGATCCGGCACGAGCACGCCGGCTGGCCAAGCGGATTTCCACCATCGTCGCTTCGGCGATCGAGTACGAGATCAAGGACCCGCGGCTGACCGGCGTCACCATCACCGATGCGAAGGTCACCAACGACCTGCACGACGCGACGCTGTTCTACACCGTGTTGGGCAGTTCGCTTGCCGATGAGCCCGACTACGCGGGCGCCGCGGCGGCGCTGGACAAGGCCAAGGGTGTCCTGCGGTCCAAGGTGGGCGCGAGCCTGGGGGTTCGGTTCACTCCGACGCTGGCGTTCGAGCGCGACACCGTGCCCGACACCGCCGTCCGGATGGAGGAACTCCTGGCTCGCGCGCGCGCCGCGGATGAGGATTTGGCAAGAGTTCGCGAAGGTGCCCGGCACGCCGGCGACGCCGACCCGTACCGTATAGACGGGGTGCGGGATATCGGTGGGGACCGAGAAGAGATCGACGCTATCGACGCTGAGGACACCGGTGACCGCGATCGACAAGGCGACTGA
- the infB gene encoding translation initiation factor IF-2, giving the protein MAGKARVHELAKELGVTSKEVLARLSDQGEFVKSASSTVEAPVARRLRESFGGGKAAAEKAAAEKVTAGGNGSAATAPAKPAAKPAAPKPAPPQEPAAAAPPPAAAAAPPAPPAAPPAQPGPTPGPRPGPAPGAPKPAARAPRVGNNPFSSQQPVDRPIPRPQAPRPGAPRPGAPRPGMSPGNMPPRPAGPRPGAPAGGGRPGGPRPGPGGRGPGGGGGRAGGPGGGGGNYRGGGAGGGGGAPAGGGYRGRPGGGGRPGQRGGAAGAFGRPGGAPKRGRKSKRAKRAEYENMQAPVVGGVRLPHGNGETIRLARGASLSDFAEKIDANPAALVQALFNLGEMVTATQSVGDETLELLGSEMNYVVQVVSPEDEDRELLESFDLTYGEDEGGEEDLETRPPVVTVMGHVDHGKTRLLDTIRQANVREEEAGGITQHIGAYQVEVDLDGTPRPITFIDTPGHEAFTAMRARGAKATDIAILVVAADDGVMPQTVEAINHAQAADVPIVVAVNKIDKEGADPAKIRGQLTEYGLVPEEFGGDTMFVDISAKQGTNIQALLEAVILTADAALDLRANPDMEAQGVAIEAHLDRGRGPVATVLIQRGTLRVGDSVVAGDAYGRVRRMVDEHGEDVEEALPSRPVQVIGFTSVPGAGDNFLVVDEDRIARQIADRRSARKRNAMAARARKRISLEDLDSALKETSQLNLILKGDNAGTVEALEEALLGIQIDDEVELRVIDRGVGGVTETNVNLASASDAIIIGFNVRAEGKATELANREGVEIRYYSVIYQAIDEIESALKGMLKPVYEEKELGRAEIRAIFRSSKVGNIAGCLVTSGVIRRNSKARLLRDSVVVAENLTVSSLRREKDDVTEVRDGYECGLTLTYSDIKEGDVIETYELVEKQRT; this is encoded by the coding sequence GTGGCAGGTAAGGCCCGTGTACACGAGTTGGCCAAGGAACTCGGTGTCACAAGTAAGGAAGTACTCGCCCGCCTGAGCGATCAGGGCGAATTCGTCAAATCCGCGTCCTCCACCGTGGAAGCCCCCGTCGCGCGCCGGTTGCGCGAGTCGTTCGGCGGCGGCAAGGCGGCTGCGGAGAAGGCCGCCGCGGAGAAGGTCACGGCAGGCGGCAACGGTTCGGCAGCCACCGCGCCGGCCAAACCGGCGGCGAAGCCGGCCGCACCGAAGCCCGCCCCGCCGCAGGAACCGGCTGCGGCCGCGCCGCCTCCGGCAGCCGCGGCGGCGCCACCCGCGCCTCCGGCCGCACCCCCGGCGCAGCCCGGCCCGACGCCAGGGCCCCGGCCCGGCCCGGCGCCCGGTGCGCCCAAGCCCGCCGCGCGTGCCCCGCGCGTCGGCAACAATCCTTTCTCGTCGCAGCAGCCGGTCGACCGGCCGATTCCGCGTCCGCAGGCACCCCGCCCAGGCGCACCGCGGCCCGGAGCTCCGCGACCCGGCATGTCGCCGGGCAACATGCCTCCGCGTCCGGCCGGACCCCGGCCGGGTGCCCCGGCAGGCGGCGGCCGCCCCGGCGGACCGCGTCCCGGTCCCGGTGGCCGTGGTCCCGGTGGCGGTGGCGGACGTGCAGGCGGTCCCGGTGGCGGTGGCGGTAACTACCGCGGCGGTGGCGCCGGCGGTGGTGGCGGCGCGCCCGCAGGCGGCGGCTATCGCGGTCGCCCCGGTGGTGGCGGTCGTCCCGGCCAGCGCGGTGGCGCGGCCGGTGCGTTCGGTCGTCCCGGTGGTGCGCCCAAGCGTGGTCGCAAGTCGAAGAGGGCGAAACGCGCCGAATACGAGAACATGCAGGCCCCGGTCGTCGGTGGCGTGCGACTGCCGCACGGCAACGGGGAAACCATTCGCCTCGCGCGTGGTGCGTCCCTGTCCGACTTCGCCGAGAAGATCGACGCGAACCCCGCTGCTCTGGTGCAGGCGTTGTTCAACCTCGGTGAGATGGTCACCGCGACGCAGTCGGTCGGCGACGAGACGCTCGAACTGCTGGGCAGCGAGATGAACTACGTCGTGCAGGTCGTGTCCCCGGAGGACGAGGACCGCGAGCTGCTCGAGTCGTTCGACCTCACGTACGGCGAGGACGAGGGTGGCGAGGAGGACCTCGAGACCCGTCCGCCGGTGGTCACCGTCATGGGTCACGTCGACCACGGCAAGACCCGACTGCTGGACACGATCCGTCAGGCCAACGTCCGCGAGGAAGAGGCCGGCGGCATCACCCAGCACATCGGCGCCTACCAGGTCGAGGTCGACCTCGACGGCACCCCGCGGCCGATCACCTTCATCGACACCCCGGGCCACGAAGCGTTCACCGCGATGCGTGCCCGTGGCGCAAAGGCCACCGACATCGCGATCCTGGTGGTCGCGGCCGACGACGGTGTCATGCCGCAGACGGTGGAGGCCATCAACCACGCGCAGGCCGCCGACGTGCCGATCGTGGTTGCGGTCAACAAGATCGACAAGGAGGGCGCCGACCCCGCCAAGATCCGCGGCCAGTTGACCGAATACGGTTTGGTGCCAGAGGAATTCGGCGGCGACACGATGTTCGTCGACATCTCGGCCAAGCAGGGCACGAACATCCAGGCGCTGCTCGAGGCCGTCATCCTGACCGCTGACGCCGCGCTCGATCTGCGGGCCAACCCCGACATGGAGGCCCAGGGCGTCGCGATCGAGGCGCACCTGGACCGCGGTCGCGGCCCGGTGGCCACGGTGCTCATCCAGCGCGGCACGCTGCGCGTCGGCGACTCGGTGGTCGCCGGCGACGCCTACGGGCGTGTGCGCCGCATGGTCGACGAGCACGGCGAGGACGTCGAAGAGGCGCTGCCGTCGCGGCCGGTGCAGGTCATCGGCTTCACGTCGGTGCCCGGCGCGGGTGACAACTTCCTGGTTGTCGACGAGGACCGCATCGCACGCCAGATCGCCGACCGGCGCAGTGCGCGCAAGCGCAACGCCATGGCCGCGCGGGCCCGCAAGCGGATCAGCCTCGAGGACCTGGATTCGGCGCTGAAGGAAACCAGCCAGCTGAACCTGATCCTCAAGGGCGACAACGCGGGCACGGTCGAAGCACTCGAGGAGGCCCTGCTGGGCATCCAGATCGACGACGAAGTCGAGCTGCGGGTCATCGACCGCGGCGTCGGCGGCGTCACCGAGACCAACGTCAACCTGGCGTCGGCCTCGGACGCGATCATCATCGGGTTCAACGTCCGCGCCGAGGGCAAGGCCACCGAGCTGGCCAACCGCGAGGGTGTGGAGATCCGGTACTACTCGGTGATCTACCAGGCGATCGACGAGATCGAGAGCGCTCTGAAGGGCATGCTCAAGCCGGTCTACGAGGAGAAGGAGCTCGGCCGTGCCGAGATCCGCGCCATCTTCCGGTCGTCGAAGGTCGGCAACATCGCCGGCTGCCTCGTCACCTCCGGTGTCATCCGGCGTAACTCGAAGGCGCGCCTGCTGCGTGACAGCGTCGTCGTCGCGGAGAACCTCACCGTGTCGTCGCTGCGTCGCGAGAAGGATGACGTCACCGAGGTGCGCGACGGTTACGAGTGCGGTCTGACGTTGACGTACTCCGACATCAAGGAAGGCGACGTCATCGAGACGTACGAGCTCGTCGAGAAGCAGAGGACCTAG
- a CDS encoding class I SAM-dependent methyltransferase has protein sequence MNEAHEYCGSDEWRQLIREVILPWALGETDLGDDVLEVGPGYGATTDVLGASTARLTSVEIDDRLAALLRERFADHPSVEIVNGDATALDFADGRFTGAACFTMLHHVPTVELQDKLFAEIARVLKPGAALVASDSLGSDELAVAHEGDNYNPVDPDSLPARLAAAGFGDVHVRTNDYGWTMIARVQG, from the coding sequence GTGAACGAAGCACACGAGTACTGCGGCAGCGACGAATGGCGGCAGTTGATTCGCGAAGTCATCCTGCCCTGGGCGCTTGGCGAAACGGATCTCGGCGACGACGTTCTCGAGGTCGGTCCTGGATACGGCGCGACCACCGACGTGCTGGGCGCGTCGACCGCACGACTGACCTCGGTAGAGATCGACGACAGGCTCGCCGCGCTGCTACGTGAGCGCTTCGCCGACCATCCGTCGGTCGAGATCGTCAACGGCGATGCCACTGCACTCGACTTTGCCGACGGAAGGTTCACTGGCGCAGCCTGTTTCACGATGCTGCACCATGTGCCCACCGTCGAACTGCAGGACAAGCTGTTCGCCGAGATCGCACGGGTCCTCAAGCCGGGTGCGGCGTTGGTCGCCAGCGACAGCCTCGGCAGCGACGAGTTGGCCGTCGCGCACGAGGGCGACAACTACAACCCCGTCGATCCGGATTCGTTGCCCGCTCGGTTGGCCGCCGCCGGATTCGGCGACGTCCACGTCAGGACCAACGACTACGGCTGGACGATGATCGCGCGCGTCCAAGGCTGA
- a CDS encoding DUF2277 domain-containing protein, with translation MCRNITELRGLEPAATPEEIEAAARQYVRKVSGITRPSGANVEAFEEAVTEVTAITARLLAGLAPRRQPPKTVPPLRRPEVRARLAAGAG, from the coding sequence ATGTGCCGAAACATCACGGAGCTACGCGGTCTGGAACCGGCGGCCACTCCGGAGGAGATCGAGGCCGCTGCGCGTCAGTACGTCCGCAAGGTCAGCGGCATCACGCGGCCGTCGGGCGCCAACGTCGAGGCCTTTGAAGAGGCGGTCACCGAGGTCACCGCGATCACCGCCAGGCTGCTGGCCGGGCTGGCGCCGCGCCGGCAACCACCCAAGACTGTTCCGCCACTGCGGCGTCCCGAGGTGCGGGCGCGGCTGGCCGCCGGGGCCGGCTAG
- a CDS encoding enoyl-CoA hydratase, protein MTNPNNTDVLLIDTQDRVRTLTLNRPQARNALSAELRTTFFQALRDAEASDDVDVVIFTGADPVFCAGLDLKELGDSTDLPDISPKWPPMTKPVIGAINGAAVTGGLELALYCDILIASENARFADTHARVGLMPTWGLSVRLPQKVGVGLARRMSMTGDYLSADDALRAGLVTEVVPHDELIPAARRVAASIVGNNQKAVRALLASYHRIDEAGTAQALAIEAESALEWMRTATGDDIAANRAAVFERGRAQVR, encoded by the coding sequence ATGACCAACCCCAACAACACCGATGTCCTGCTGATCGACACCCAGGATCGGGTCCGCACGCTGACGCTGAACCGCCCGCAAGCCCGCAACGCGCTCTCGGCGGAGCTGCGGACGACGTTCTTCCAGGCGCTGCGCGATGCGGAGGCCTCGGATGACGTCGACGTGGTCATCTTCACCGGTGCGGATCCGGTGTTCTGTGCGGGGTTGGATCTCAAGGAACTCGGCGACTCCACCGATCTGCCCGACATCTCGCCGAAGTGGCCGCCGATGACCAAGCCGGTGATCGGCGCGATCAACGGCGCCGCAGTGACCGGCGGGCTGGAGTTGGCGCTGTACTGCGACATCCTGATCGCCTCGGAGAACGCCCGCTTCGCCGATACCCACGCCCGGGTCGGGTTGATGCCCACCTGGGGACTGTCGGTCCGGCTGCCGCAGAAGGTCGGCGTCGGGCTGGCCCGCCGGATGAGCATGACCGGCGACTACCTCTCGGCCGACGATGCGCTGCGGGCGGGACTGGTCACCGAGGTGGTGCCACACGACGAGCTCATTCCCGCCGCGCGCCGGGTGGCGGCATCCATCGTCGGCAACAACCAGAAGGCAGTACGCGCCCTGCTCGCGTCGTATCACCGCATCGACGAGGCGGGCACTGCCCAGGCTCTGGCGATCGAGGCCGAGTCCGCCCTCGAGTGGATGCGCACGGCCACCGGCGATGACATCGCCGCCAACCGCGCCGCGGTGTTCGAGCGGGGTCGCGCGCAGGTTCGCTGA
- a CDS encoding MATE family efflux transporter, protein MADPSHESAAPTATGRRIAGLALPALGVLAAEPIYLLFDIAIVGRLGALALAGLAIGGLILATLSSQMTFLSYGTTARSARFFGAGNRQAAVGEGLQATWLALGLGWLIVVVIQVAAVPVVSALAGSSGGGEIADAALPWVRIATFGVPAILVSAAGNGWMRGVQDTVRPLRYVVTGFALSAVLCPLLVYGWLGLPRLELAGSAVANLVGQWLAALLFLRALYVEKVPLRIEPSVLRAQVVMGRDLLLRTLAFQACFVSAGAVAARFGAAAVAAHQVVLQLWNTLALVLDSLAIAAQSLVGAALGAGQLAHAKSVAWRVTIFSTLASAVLAGVFAVGASVFPSVFTDDRSVLDAIGVPWWFMVAQLPIAGIVFALDGVLLGAGDAKFMRNATLISAVVGFLPLIWLSLAFGWGLLGIWAGLSTFMVLRLVFVGWRAFSGRWLVPGTG, encoded by the coding sequence TTGGCTGACCCGTCCCACGAATCCGCGGCGCCGACGGCGACCGGTCGCCGCATCGCGGGTCTGGCGCTACCCGCACTCGGGGTGCTCGCGGCAGAACCGATCTACCTGCTGTTCGACATCGCCATCGTCGGCCGGCTTGGCGCCCTTGCGCTGGCGGGCCTGGCGATCGGCGGGCTGATCCTGGCGACGCTCAGCTCGCAGATGACGTTCCTGTCGTACGGCACCACCGCCCGATCGGCGCGGTTCTTCGGTGCTGGTAACCGGCAGGCGGCCGTCGGCGAAGGTCTGCAGGCCACGTGGTTGGCGTTGGGGCTGGGCTGGCTGATCGTCGTGGTCATCCAGGTGGCGGCCGTTCCGGTGGTGTCGGCACTGGCCGGATCATCCGGGGGAGGCGAGATCGCCGACGCGGCGTTGCCATGGGTGCGGATCGCGACGTTCGGGGTGCCGGCCATCCTGGTCTCGGCCGCGGGCAACGGCTGGATGCGCGGCGTGCAGGACACCGTTCGCCCACTGCGCTACGTCGTGACGGGCTTCGCGCTCTCGGCGGTGCTGTGCCCGCTGCTCGTGTACGGGTGGTTGGGGTTGCCGAGGCTCGAGCTGGCGGGTTCGGCCGTGGCCAACCTGGTCGGGCAATGGCTCGCCGCCCTGCTGTTCCTGCGCGCGCTCTACGTCGAGAAGGTGCCGTTGCGGATCGAACCCTCTGTGCTGCGAGCGCAGGTCGTGATGGGTCGCGATTTGTTGTTGCGCACCTTGGCCTTTCAGGCCTGCTTCGTCTCCGCAGGGGCCGTCGCGGCTCGGTTTGGCGCTGCCGCGGTCGCGGCGCATCAGGTGGTGCTGCAGCTGTGGAACACCCTCGCCCTGGTGTTGGACTCACTGGCCATCGCCGCGCAGTCGTTGGTGGGTGCCGCGCTCGGCGCGGGACAGTTGGCGCATGCGAAGTCGGTGGCATGGCGGGTCACCATCTTCTCGACACTGGCCTCCGCGGTGCTGGCGGGCGTGTTCGCGGTCGGCGCCTCGGTGTTTCCGAGCGTATTCACCGACGACCGTTCGGTGCTCGACGCCATCGGCGTCCCGTGGTGGTTCATGGTGGCCCAATTGCCCATCGCCGGAATCGTTTTCGCACTCGACGGCGTGCTGCTGGGTGCCGGTGACGCCAAGTTCATGCGCAACGCCACGTTGATCAGCGCGGTGGTCGGGTTCCTGCCGTTGATCTGGCTGTCGCTGGCGTTCGGCTGGGGGCTGCTCGGCATCTGGGCCGGGCTGTCGACGTTCATGGTCCTGCGGCTGGTGTTCGTCGGGTGGCGGGCCTTTTCCGGTCGCTGGCTGGTGCCGGGCACCGGTTAG